Proteins from one Microcaecilia unicolor chromosome 2, aMicUni1.1, whole genome shotgun sequence genomic window:
- the LOC115462195 gene encoding putative nuclease HARBI1, with protein sequence MDKGWETLQHMFNKRSSFPRSVEELKKRVRALRKDHPEWLHEVKTNLDNSPELSSSEAEEQEEDDEDVGEGTDNNSNDGSLAGLDFCPDMIYDYVTDRQGQEQRGPNVEQPPQVFPRRLPRPRVFRTRLVLDQILDRKIIDDYRLSRTAIYELYQEIREDIDPTTARSHAVPGIVKLLTVLQFLATGTFQHVLGGNSGMDQSTVSRHVTQVLRALKKSVYKHIAFPMGVEEQRKIKTGFFKIAGMPNVLGAIDCTHVAFTPPLDQEMQYRNRKMGYSLNGKAVCDANLKILDVVTRYPGSCHDSYILSNSALGRKFTEGRISQGWLLGDAGYGSKTWLLTPIATPRSDAEKRYNESHISTRCIIERTFGILKSRFRCLHISGGALQYSPGKVADIVLVCCMLHNIALKHHLDIDIVVPPGVDITPLGTGSDVSRGNAVRRQVIREWFSKPREPV encoded by the exons GTTGAGGAGCTGAAAAAACGTGTGCGAGCCTTGCGGAAGGACCACCCAGAATGGCTTCATGAGGTCAAGACAAACCTTGACAACAGCCCAG AATTGTCATCTTCTGAGgccgaggagcaggaggaggatgaTGAGGATGTCGGTGAAGGGACAGACAACAACAGCAATGACGGGTCCCTGGCTGGT TTGGACTTTTGCCCTGACATGATTTATGATTACGTCACGGACAGGCAGGGACAGGAGCAAAGGGGACCCAATGTTGAACAGCCTCCCCAGGTTTTCCCTCGCCGGCTGCCAAGGCCACGTGTGTTTCGAACACGGCTGGTGTTAGATCAAATATTGGACAGGAAAATCATAGATGACTACCGCCTATCAAGAACAGCCATTTATGAGCTATATCAGGAAATTAGAGAGGATATTGATCCTACCACTGCAAGATCTCACGCAGTACCTGGCATAGTAAAGCTGCTGACTGTTCTGCAGTTCCTTGCAACAGGGACATTCCAGCATGTATTAGGGGGTAACAGTGGCATGGACCAGTCAACTGTTTCACGACATGTTACACAG GTTCTACGCGCCCTTAAAAAGAGCGTCTATAAGCACATTGCTTTCCCAATGGGAGTAGAGGAGCAGAGGAAGATCAAGACCGGATTTTTCAAGATTGCTGGCATGCCTAACGTCCTGGGAgctattgactgcacacatgttgccttCACCCCGCCGTTGGATCAAGAGATGCAGTACCGCAACCGCAAGATGGGATACTCGTTGAATGGCAAGGCGGTTTGCGATGCGAACCTTAAGATCCTGGATGTTGTGACACGTTATCCTGGGAGCTGCCATGACTCCTACATTTTGTCTAACAGTGCGCTGGGAAGGAAGTTTACAGAGGGGCGGATTTCCCAAGGATGGCTTCTCG GGGATGCAGGTTATGGATCAAAAACATGGCTACTGACACCTATAGCGACCCCCCGTTCTGATGCTGAGAAGCGCTACAACGAGTCACACATCTCAACAAGATGTATAATCGAGCGTACTTTTGGAATACTGAAGAGCAGGTTTCGCTGTTTGCACATTTCCGGTGGAGCCCTTCAATATTCCCCAGGGAAGGTTGCAGATATAGTGCTTGTATGCTGTATGCTTCATAACATTGCGCTGAAGCATCACCTTGACATTGACATTGTAGTCCCTCCAGGAGTTGACATAACCCCCTTGGGCACAGGATCTGACGTAAGCAGGGGGAATGCTGTGCGCAGGCAGGTCATCAGGGAATGGTTTTCAAAACCCCGTGAGCCAGTGTAG